From a region of the Candidatus Nomurabacteria bacterium genome:
- the lepB gene encoding signal peptidase I: MWQKIRSGIWETVKFIFITLVIVIPIRAYVAQPFIVSGASMDPTFHNNEYLIVDELSYHLREPVRGEVVVFQYPKAPQTHFIKRIIGLPGETIAIHGNEVTINGVKLNEDYIKKPFDSELPPTKLFDNEYFVMGDNRSVSLDSRAWGTVEKHFMTGRAFLRLFPLTKISLLPGQQNF, from the coding sequence ATGTGGCAGAAAATTCGGTCTGGAATCTGGGAAACAGTGAAGTTTATCTTCATCACCCTTGTTATTGTCATACCGATTCGTGCCTATGTGGCCCAACCATTCATTGTCAGTGGAGCCTCCATGGATCCAACCTTCCACAACAATGAATATCTGATTGTGGACGAACTATCTTACCATCTTCGCGAGCCAGTGCGTGGTGAAGTTGTTGTCTTCCAATATCCGAAAGCGCCACAGACTCATTTCATTAAAAGGATAATCGGTCTACCGGGAGAAACAATCGCCATTCATGGAAACGAAGTAACGATTAACGGCGTCAAGCTGAATGAAGATTATATTAAAAAGCCATTTGATTCGGAATTACCACCGACAAAACTTTTTGATAATGAATATTTTGTAATGGGCGACAACCGATCGGTAAGTCTCGATTCACGCGCCTGGGGAACAGTAGAAAAACACTTTATGACCGGAAGAGCTTTTCTACGTCTATTCCCGTTGACGAAAATTTCCCTCCTCCCCGGTCAACAGAATTTCTAA
- the tgt gene encoding tRNA guanosine(34) transglycosylase Tgt: MKFKIEKKLARGLGRAGTISTPHGEINTPAFIVVGTKATVKSLTPEQVTSIGAEAVLANTYHLFLEPGPDLVAKSGGLGRFMNWSGPTFTDSGGFQVFSLGAGFDSSLTKFVNRDEVENYKKIENSSARPARVDDDGVNFRSPLDGAEHRFTPESSMEIQYQLGADIIFTFDECTSPLHDHEYHDKSLARTHSWAERSLLKHQKLDKSGEQSLWGIVQGGRFQDLREESARKISELGFEGFGIGGSYTKEEVNEVLVWVNNILPEEKPRHLLGIGEPLDFFVGVENGADTFDCVAPTRMARNGTLQTRVGRLNILNARYRDDLTPVEDGCLCYTCKKYSRAYLAHLFRAREMLGATLASIHNLYFSVNLVKKIRQSILDNNFEEYKLDFLRHYKNT; encoded by the coding sequence ATGAAATTTAAAATCGAGAAAAAATTAGCGCGAGGTTTAGGTCGCGCAGGGACAATTTCTACTCCGCATGGGGAGATTAACACCCCAGCTTTTATTGTGGTTGGCACTAAGGCCACGGTAAAGTCTTTGACCCCAGAGCAGGTTACTTCCATTGGCGCGGAAGCGGTTTTGGCCAATACTTACCATCTCTTTCTTGAGCCTGGTCCAGACTTAGTTGCTAAATCTGGCGGACTAGGGAGATTTATGAATTGGAGCGGGCCGACCTTTACAGATTCTGGTGGTTTCCAGGTATTCTCACTTGGGGCTGGATTTGATAGCTCGCTCACCAAATTTGTAAATCGTGATGAGGTAGAAAATTACAAGAAAATAGAGAATTCTTCTGCTCGACCGGCAAGAGTAGATGATGATGGAGTAAACTTCCGCTCACCTCTAGATGGTGCGGAACACCGATTTACCCCAGAAAGTTCGATGGAAATCCAATATCAGTTGGGCGCAGACATCATTTTTACTTTCGATGAGTGCACCTCGCCTCTACACGACCATGAATATCATGACAAATCACTAGCACGGACTCACTCTTGGGCAGAACGTAGTTTGCTAAAACATCAGAAATTAGACAAAAGTGGCGAGCAAAGTCTGTGGGGAATTGTACAGGGCGGCCGTTTCCAGGATTTGCGAGAGGAGAGTGCCAGAAAAATCAGCGAACTAGGGTTCGAGGGGTTCGGTATTGGTGGTTCTTATACAAAAGAGGAGGTCAACGAGGTTTTGGTTTGGGTCAATAATATTTTACCCGAAGAGAAACCGAGGCATCTCTTGGGCATTGGTGAGCCCCTAGATTTTTTTGTCGGTGTCGAAAATGGCGCTGATACTTTCGACTGCGTTGCACCCACACGAATGGCGCGCAACGGGACATTACAAACGAGAGTTGGCCGTCTAAATATTCTCAATGCTAGATATCGTGATGATCTTACTCCCGTTGAGGATGGCTGTCTATGTTATACCTGTAAAAAATATTCCAGGGCCTATCTTGCGCATCTCTTCCGTGCTAGAGAAATGCTTGGGGCAACACTCGCCTCTATTCACAACCTTTATTTCTCGGTCAACTTAGTTAAAAAAATTCGTCAGTCAATTCTGGACAACAACTTTGAGGAGTATAAATTAGATTTTTTACGACACTACAAAAACACCTAA
- the gyrA gene encoding DNA gyrase subunit A, with protein MENSDTNKIVGVDIVREMKDSYIDYAMSVIVARALPDVRDGLKPVHRRILHSMNELGLGAAAKFRKSALVVGDVLGKYHPHGDTACYDALVRLAQDFSMLHPLAVGQGNFGSIDGDPPAAMRYTEIKMAPLTAEILRDIDKDTVTFAPNYDGTRTEPTVMPSVIPNLLINGTVGIAVGMATKILPHNLVEVMSALTHLVDDPEATTDDLLKFVKGPDFPTGGLIFNEKDIAHASATGRGGVLVRGETEIVEHKSGSFQIVITSIPYQVNKADLIVKIADLVREKKLEGIRDMRDESTTLDNMRIVIDLKNGAFPQKIVNALYKNTELETVFHYNQLALVDGVPRLLSLRDVAEEFIKHRREIITRRTKFDLIRAEEREHILLGLKKAIDIIDEIIATIKKSTDADVAKTNLISKFKFSDRQAVAILEMKLQRLAGLEIKKILEELKEKQALIKELKALLASDEKIRGVIKQEFTEIIQKYGKPRKTKVIKHAAGEINTEDLVPEKENVLVVTAGGYIKRTDPSEYRAQRRGGVGVVDLNVKEEDFVTILLSANTHSDMLFFTNRGKAYQLKMYDLPEGKRATRGKSVMNFLPLADDEKITSVLSIPKGQKGKKAGLIMLTKNGVAKKVSGESFSDVRRSGIMAIKLSPGDALLSVLLVETGDEVIVASSAGQSIRFTEKDIREMGRAAGGVRGIKLKKNDEVVGASVIKSSHRDSTFLVMTENGYGKKTKLSEYKTQRRGGSGIKTAQLTAKTGKLVAGKVIYPEESEIVAMSKQGQVIRTALGEISTLGRQTQGVRIMKLREKDHLASLAFL; from the coding sequence ATGGAAAACTCTGATACTAACAAAATAGTCGGCGTGGACATTGTCCGCGAGATGAAAGATTCGTACATTGATTACGCGATGAGTGTAATTGTCGCGCGCGCGCTTCCCGATGTGCGTGATGGACTGAAACCAGTTCACCGACGGATTCTCCATTCGATGAACGAGCTGGGTCTAGGTGCAGCGGCGAAATTTCGCAAGTCGGCTTTGGTTGTCGGCGATGTGCTCGGCAAATACCATCCTCACGGCGATACCGCTTGTTACGATGCGCTGGTTCGTTTAGCTCAAGATTTTTCAATGCTCCATCCTCTGGCCGTTGGTCAGGGTAACTTCGGCTCCATTGATGGCGACCCACCGGCGGCGATGCGTTATACCGAGATCAAAATGGCACCGCTTACAGCAGAAATACTGCGTGACATCGATAAGGACACCGTTACCTTTGCGCCTAATTACGATGGCACAAGAACTGAGCCGACAGTAATGCCCTCAGTCATTCCTAATTTATTAATCAACGGTACCGTCGGGATTGCTGTTGGTATGGCAACCAAAATTTTGCCACACAATTTGGTTGAGGTTATGTCGGCGCTCACCCATTTGGTAGATGACCCCGAGGCGACCACTGACGACTTGTTAAAATTTGTGAAGGGTCCGGATTTTCCAACGGGCGGACTTATTTTCAACGAAAAAGATATTGCTCATGCGAGCGCCACTGGTCGTGGCGGTGTTCTGGTGCGCGGTGAGACAGAGATCGTCGAGCACAAATCAGGCTCTTTTCAGATTGTAATCACCTCTATTCCTTATCAGGTCAACAAGGCGGATCTTATTGTAAAGATTGCTGATCTGGTGCGGGAGAAGAAGCTTGAGGGGATTAGAGATATGCGCGATGAATCCACTACTCTTGATAATATGCGCATCGTAATCGATTTGAAGAACGGTGCTTTCCCACAGAAAATTGTAAATGCTTTATATAAAAACACGGAGTTAGAAACAGTTTTTCACTACAATCAGTTGGCGTTAGTAGATGGTGTCCCGCGCTTGCTCTCGCTTCGTGATGTGGCAGAAGAGTTTATCAAACATCGGCGGGAGATTATAACTCGTCGGACGAAGTTTGATCTCATTCGTGCTGAAGAGCGCGAACACATCCTGCTCGGCCTGAAGAAAGCCATTGATATCATTGACGAGATTATTGCAACAATCAAGAAGTCGACTGACGCTGATGTGGCAAAGACGAACTTGATAAGTAAGTTTAAGTTCTCTGACAGGCAGGCTGTGGCTATCTTGGAGATGAAGTTGCAGCGATTGGCTGGTTTAGAAATTAAGAAAATTTTGGAAGAATTGAAGGAGAAGCAAGCGTTGATCAAAGAACTGAAGGCCCTTCTTGCTAGTGACGAGAAGATTCGTGGGGTGATTAAACAAGAGTTTACTGAGATTATCCAGAAATATGGTAAACCTCGCAAAACTAAAGTAATTAAACATGCGGCGGGGGAGATTAACACCGAGGATCTTGTGCCAGAGAAAGAAAATGTTTTGGTGGTTACGGCCGGCGGCTATATTAAAAGAACCGATCCTTCCGAATACCGGGCCCAGCGACGTGGTGGAGTGGGAGTTGTAGATCTGAATGTGAAGGAGGAGGATTTTGTGACAATTTTACTTTCTGCCAATACCCATAGCGACATGCTTTTCTTTACCAATCGTGGCAAGGCCTATCAATTGAAAATGTATGATTTACCAGAAGGTAAAAGGGCGACTCGTGGTAAGTCGGTGATGAATTTCTTGCCACTCGCTGATGACGAGAAGATTACTTCCGTTCTGTCTATTCCCAAGGGACAGAAGGGGAAGAAGGCGGGTTTAATAATGCTGACCAAGAATGGCGTGGCAAAAAAGGTTTCCGGTGAGAGTTTCTCGGATGTGCGACGCAGTGGTATTATGGCCATCAAGCTAAGTCCAGGAGACGCATTGCTCTCCGTCCTGTTGGTGGAAACTGGTGATGAGGTGATCGTGGCTTCCTCCGCTGGGCAGTCGATTCGTTTTACTGAGAAAGATATTCGCGAGATGGGCCGGGCGGCTGGCGGTGTGAGGGGGATTAAACTGAAAAAGAATGATGAGGTTGTTGGCGCAAGTGTGATTAAGTCTTCACATCGCGATAGCACCTTTCTCGTGATGACCGAAAATGGTTATGGCAAAAAAACAAAACTATCTGAATATAAAACTCAAAGGCGTGGAGGTTCTGGTATCAAAACAGCCCAGTTAACAGCGAAAACAGGTAAACTTGTGGCGGGAAAAGTAATCTATCCAGAAGAAAGCGAAATTGTGGCAATGAGTAAACAAGGGCAAGTAATTCGTACAGCGCTCGGGGAGATCTCGACACTTGGCCGTCAAACACAAGGAGTGCGCATTATGAAACTTCGAGAGAAGGATCATTTAGCTTCGCTGGCGTTTTTGTAG
- a CDS encoding S1 RNA-binding domain-containing protein — translation MLKEEKKEAVILTVMDEILRDTIEKPREQSIVTGTVIGKAKMAVYVDIPPFGTGLIFGREYLNARDLLKEISIGDTISAKVVTSEGEDGYMELSLKEAKQALIWAEAKRAIEENTLFEVLVKNANKGGLTLAWQGLDGFIPASQLKPEHYPKVVDGDKNKIMEELKKLVGEKLPVYLIGADPKEGKLIFSEKAVSSKSRRDIVSKYSLGDVVSGEVTGVVDFGIFVKIEEGFEGLVHISELDWSLVENPRDHFKVGDKLKAKIIEIKDDKISLSIKALKPNPWQAAEKKYNKEERVTGVVIKHNKHGALVSIEEGVAGLVHISEFANEDDLKKKLELGKTYPFTINVFEPKNHKMTLSFGHKEK, via the coding sequence ATGTTAAAGGAAGAGAAAAAGGAAGCAGTCATCCTAACAGTGATGGATGAGATCTTGCGCGACACCATCGAGAAGCCTCGCGAGCAGTCTATTGTGACCGGAACGGTTATCGGTAAGGCAAAAATGGCCGTCTATGTGGATATTCCACCCTTTGGAACAGGGCTAATCTTCGGACGGGAATACTTAAATGCTAGGGATCTGCTGAAAGAAATCAGTATCGGGGACACGATCAGCGCCAAGGTTGTGACGTCAGAAGGTGAGGACGGCTACATGGAGCTGTCGCTGAAAGAAGCCAAGCAAGCATTGATCTGGGCCGAGGCCAAACGGGCGATTGAAGAAAATACGCTCTTTGAGGTGCTCGTTAAGAATGCCAACAAAGGTGGTTTAACCCTAGCTTGGCAAGGATTGGATGGTTTCATCCCCGCCTCCCAACTAAAACCAGAACATTACCCGAAAGTGGTTGACGGAGATAAAAACAAAATAATGGAAGAACTGAAAAAGCTCGTCGGAGAGAAGCTCCCAGTCTATCTGATCGGAGCAGACCCGAAAGAGGGCAAGCTCATTTTTTCAGAAAAAGCTGTTTCTAGTAAGAGCCGTCGCGACATTGTCTCGAAATATAGCCTCGGCGATGTGGTTTCCGGTGAAGTAACCGGCGTAGTAGACTTCGGTATCTTCGTGAAGATTGAGGAAGGCTTCGAAGGTTTGGTACACATTTCAGAATTAGATTGGTCGCTAGTAGAAAATCCTCGTGACCACTTCAAGGTTGGCGATAAGCTGAAGGCAAAAATCATTGAGATAAAAGATGATAAAATTTCACTTTCCATCAAAGCGCTGAAACCAAATCCCTGGCAAGCGGCAGAGAAAAAATACAACAAAGAGGAGCGGGTAACCGGGGTCGTAATCAAACACAATAAACACGGCGCGCTTGTTTCCATCGAGGAAGGTGTAGCTGGCCTGGTTCATATCTCCGAATTTGCGAATGAAGATGACCTAAAAAAGAAGCTGGAGCTTGGCAAGACCTATCCTTTCACCATCAACGTTTTCGAACCCAAAAACCACAAGATGACACTCTCGTTCGGACACAAGGAAAAGTAA
- a CDS encoding histidine--tRNA ligase has protein sequence MKKTKTTKSVKAPKKKNLGEASIQIPKGMRDFFDSESYHLQGFAEKAAEIATYYGFRPIETPIMEQTNLFTRAVGEATDIVEKEIYTLRTKGGDQLALRPELTAPIMRAYFELGLQSEPQPILLYSYGPVFRHDKPQRGRYREFRQFDMEAIGTSKAVADAMIIKVTMLILNEAGFENLRLELNSLGDKDCRQNYRRELINYYKKHLRDVCTDCRERFKTNPLRLLDCKNPECQPIKSGAPSSISFLCHDCQKHFQEVLEYLEMMGLAYEINNNLVRGLDYYSRTVFEITEAAPPDNPDNSPILTLAAGGRYDYLARAIGNKKDVPAVGVAIGVDRLSVSPNYKPLNPRIIKKPKIFFIQLSFDAKLKSFAVIETLRKAKIPVAQSLSKDSLGAQLAIAERLAVPLTIILGQKEAMEGTVIVRNMQNRSQETVKIADLAEHIKSC, from the coding sequence ATGAAAAAGACCAAAACCACCAAATCAGTAAAAGCTCCTAAGAAAAAGAACTTGGGTGAAGCTTCGATTCAAATACCAAAAGGGATGCGCGACTTCTTCGACTCAGAATCTTATCACCTGCAGGGTTTTGCTGAGAAAGCGGCAGAAATTGCTACCTACTATGGCTTCCGCCCAATTGAAACCCCAATTATGGAGCAGACCAACCTCTTCACTCGGGCGGTGGGAGAAGCCACCGACATTGTTGAAAAAGAAATATACACCCTGCGCACGAAAGGTGGTGACCAACTTGCCCTTCGACCAGAATTAACCGCACCAATCATGCGAGCCTATTTTGAGCTCGGTCTACAATCTGAACCACAACCAATCCTTCTCTATTCTTATGGCCCCGTTTTCCGTCACGACAAACCTCAACGCGGACGTTATCGTGAATTCCGTCAATTCGACATGGAAGCAATCGGGACAAGCAAGGCGGTGGCCGATGCGATGATTATTAAGGTGACGATGCTCATATTAAACGAGGCGGGCTTCGAAAATTTACGCCTAGAACTCAACAGCCTCGGCGACAAAGATTGCCGTCAAAATTACCGCCGAGAACTAATTAATTACTACAAAAAACACCTACGCGATGTTTGTACCGACTGCCGAGAACGATTCAAAACTAACCCACTTCGTCTACTCGATTGTAAAAACCCAGAATGTCAACCAATCAAGTCTGGCGCACCATCTTCCATCAGTTTTCTTTGCCACGACTGCCAAAAACATTTTCAAGAAGTTTTGGAATACCTAGAAATGATGGGCCTTGCTTACGAGATAAACAATAACCTAGTACGCGGATTAGACTATTACTCGCGGACTGTTTTTGAAATAACAGAAGCAGCGCCGCCCGACAATCCCGACAACTCCCCTATTCTCACGCTAGCCGCTGGTGGTCGCTATGATTATCTCGCGCGCGCGATTGGGAACAAGAAAGATGTGCCGGCCGTGGGCGTAGCAATCGGCGTAGATCGTTTATCGGTCTCCCCCAACTACAAGCCGCTTAACCCACGGATAATCAAGAAGCCAAAAATCTTTTTTATTCAACTTTCTTTTGACGCCAAGTTAAAAAGTTTTGCGGTAATTGAGACCTTAAGAAAGGCAAAGATTCCGGTCGCGCAATCACTCTCTAAAGATTCCTTGGGCGCCCAATTGGCCATAGCTGAACGCCTCGCCGTTCCCCTCACCATCATCCTGGGGCAAAAGGAGGCAATGGAAGGTACCGTCATTGTTAGAAATATGCAAAATCGCTCCCAAGAAACAGTTAAAATTGCCGACCTTGCAGAACACATTAAGTCGTGTTAG
- a CDS encoding MBL fold metallo-hydrolase → MVISHFGLGMVKVQLGDRVIVFNPIGKGADIEPTKFGADLALVSLRDSAYNGVEQVSRGDRVPFVIDSPGEYEIAGDFVQGFSTSGPSEKINVAYLLVLDGVRLAHLGALAKPELPDSVVETLGKIDVIFLPISDDLLGPKGANKLATLLEPRVVVPVNFDAKGLAAFLKDMGETVEPIDSWTMKRKDLVDKEGEVVVIKSF, encoded by the coding sequence ATGGTTATTAGTCATTTCGGCTTAGGGATGGTGAAGGTTCAGCTCGGTGATCGGGTGATTGTTTTCAATCCCATTGGTAAAGGAGCTGACATTGAACCTACAAAATTTGGTGCGGATTTAGCACTTGTCTCATTGCGTGACTCGGCTTATAACGGTGTAGAGCAAGTTTCGCGTGGTGACCGGGTGCCGTTTGTCATCGATAGTCCGGGTGAATATGAGATTGCCGGTGACTTTGTTCAAGGTTTTTCCACTTCTGGTCCAAGTGAGAAGATTAATGTAGCCTATCTCCTTGTTCTCGATGGTGTCCGTCTCGCACATCTTGGGGCGCTTGCGAAGCCCGAACTTCCAGATTCGGTTGTGGAAACACTCGGCAAGATTGATGTTATTTTTCTTCCCATTAGTGATGACCTGCTGGGTCCAAAAGGAGCCAACAAGCTTGCCACCCTGCTTGAACCACGGGTGGTTGTTCCGGTTAACTTTGACGCAAAAGGTTTAGCGGCCTTCCTTAAGGATATGGGTGAAACGGTCGAGCCGATTGATAGTTGGACGATGAAGAGGAAAGATTTGGTGGATAAGGAAGGCGAAGTCGTTGTCATTAAGTCTTTCTGA
- a CDS encoding aminoacyl-tRNA hydrolase → MMPHLIVGLGNPGEEYKNTRHNAGRIVLERVRQILELADWKTDKKWKALKSGDKSLLFLLPETMMNNSGKSLVGLIKNKKSAAKLIVVHDDLDLPTGILRISWNRGSGGHRGLDSIIKQIKTREFVRIRLGIGKKQPILKHILGNFKPAELKTVQGLGKKVAAAIELIVEEGKEKAMTLFN, encoded by the coding sequence ATGATGCCCCACTTAATTGTTGGTCTGGGTAATCCAGGAGAGGAGTATAAAAACACGCGACATAATGCCGGTCGAATCGTGCTAGAAAGAGTTCGACAGATATTAGAATTGGCTGATTGGAAGACGGATAAAAAATGGAAGGCTCTTAAATCTGGCGATAAAAGTTTACTCTTTCTGTTGCCAGAAACAATGATGAATAATTCTGGAAAAAGTTTGGTGGGTTTGATAAAAAACAAAAAATCGGCGGCAAAACTGATTGTTGTTCATGACGATCTAGATTTGCCGACGGGCATTCTTAGAATTAGTTGGAATCGTGGTTCTGGGGGTCATCGTGGTTTAGATTCTATTATTAAACAAATCAAGACAAGGGAGTTTGTCAGAATTCGATTGGGAATTGGTAAAAAACAACCAATTCTTAAGCACATTCTTGGTAACTTCAAACCAGCGGAGCTCAAAACAGTCCAAGGTTTAGGCAAAAAGGTTGCGGCGGCAATTGAATTGATTGTTGAAGAGGGGAAGGAAAAAGCAATGACACTTTTCAACTAA
- a CDS encoding extracellular solute-binding protein: protein MNGFQMTIVGAFIVALIVGVLVFAGVLPGFRAPEGGTGGLVVWWGTIPEDSLGEMLNQISREHDGDFTLQYVEKNPETIENDLVEALALGRGPDLVTLASDQLLRQEAKLQPIPYASISRQSFKDTFVLGTSLKDWELMFGSNGVIGLPIYVDPLVLYYNQDLLTNAKLPLVPRLWKDLAPAIKLLTQADGRGNINQAAMAIGSFSNITHAKELLSLLFIQAGNPIVARSNGFPTVTLKDSLGFNKAPAGEAVAFFLRFTDPTNTLYAWNSSQPEALEAFLRGRLALYFGFGSELSRLAVQNPQLNFYLTLPPQRDVGAKQVTLGRFYFLGIPLGAKNPTTAYLVSTILAGSKFGAMIAGAVGLPPARNDLLTKAPSDPNLAVLYQAAILARDWLDPDPSKTQAIFRRLAESIALGQVDADRAISNADIELENLLPRRDENISN from the coding sequence ATGAACGGCTTTCAGATGACAATTGTCGGAGCTTTTATCGTCGCGCTCATTGTTGGCGTGCTTGTCTTTGCTGGTGTTTTGCCGGGTTTTCGTGCGCCGGAAGGAGGAACAGGGGGGTTAGTTGTGTGGTGGGGGACAATTCCTGAAGATAGTTTGGGGGAGATGTTGAATCAGATTAGTCGTGAACATGACGGTGATTTCACCCTACAATATGTTGAGAAAAATCCCGAAACTATTGAGAACGATTTGGTGGAGGCTCTAGCCCTCGGTCGCGGACCAGACTTGGTTACCCTTGCCTCGGATCAACTTTTACGACAGGAAGCAAAACTTCAGCCGATTCCCTATGCCTCAATTTCTCGACAATCTTTTAAAGACACTTTTGTATTGGGGACTAGTTTGAAAGATTGGGAACTCATGTTTGGATCAAACGGCGTGATCGGTCTACCGATTTATGTTGACCCACTGGTTCTCTATTATAATCAAGATTTGCTGACTAACGCTAAGCTGCCACTGGTCCCTCGTTTATGGAAGGATTTAGCACCGGCGATTAAATTACTCACACAAGCTGATGGTCGGGGAAATATTAATCAGGCAGCGATGGCGATAGGTTCTTTTAGTAATATTACACATGCCAAGGAATTGCTCTCGCTACTTTTCATCCAAGCCGGCAATCCAATCGTCGCCCGTAGCAATGGTTTCCCGACCGTAACGCTAAAAGATTCGCTTGGTTTCAATAAGGCGCCGGCCGGCGAAGCGGTTGCCTTTTTTCTTCGTTTTACTGATCCGACTAATACCCTTTATGCTTGGAATAGCTCCCAGCCGGAAGCACTCGAGGCATTTCTTCGCGGTCGCCTTGCTCTCTACTTTGGTTTCGGAAGCGAGCTTTCACGCCTGGCGGTACAGAATCCGCAACTCAATTTTTATCTAACACTGCCGCCGCAGCGTGACGTGGGCGCAAAGCAAGTTACGCTCGGGCGGTTTTATTTTCTCGGTATTCCCCTTGGCGCTAAGAATCCGACGACGGCCTATCTTGTTTCCACCATACTCGCCGGCAGTAAGTTTGGCGCGATGATTGCGGGTGCGGTTGGCTTACCACCAGCGCGCAATGATTTGCTTACCAAAGCACCGTCGGATCCCAATCTGGCCGTGCTCTATCAGGCCGCAATTCTTGCTCGTGACTGGCTAGATCCAGATCCAAGCAAGACGCAGGCAATTTTTCGTCGTCTAGCAGAGTCAATTGCACTTGGCCAGGTCGATGCCGATCGGGCAATTAGTAATGCCGATATAGAATTAGAAAATTTGTTACCACGCCGAGATGAGAACATCAGCAATTAA
- a CDS encoding methyltransferase domain-containing protein has product MFSDPIENVKRLGLVEGNRAVDFGSGSGAYSLAMARQVGVTGLVYAVEVQQVLLERLAREVKTQRINNLKIVHGDVDKIGGTGLRDGVADLVLLANILFQSDAKYTMILEAKRVLRAGGRLAVVEWSGSFGNLGPAEDRVVHPEEVKEIGAQAEMTFLNDFPAGEHHYGLMFQKNSRQP; this is encoded by the coding sequence ATGTTCTCCGATCCAATTGAGAATGTGAAGAGACTTGGTTTAGTAGAGGGTAATCGGGCCGTGGACTTTGGGTCTGGGTCTGGGGCTTATAGTTTGGCAATGGCTCGTCAGGTTGGTGTTACGGGGTTGGTTTATGCTGTGGAAGTTCAGCAGGTTTTGCTTGAACGGTTAGCTAGGGAGGTCAAGACTCAGCGAATCAACAACCTCAAGATTGTTCATGGCGATGTCGATAAGATTGGCGGTACGGGTCTTCGCGACGGCGTTGCCGATCTTGTTCTACTGGCCAACATCCTCTTTCAGTCTGATGCAAAATATACGATGATATTAGAGGCGAAACGGGTCTTGAGAGCTGGGGGTCGTCTAGCTGTGGTAGAGTGGTCAGGCTCCTTTGGGAATCTCGGTCCCGCGGAGGATAGAGTAGTTCACCCAGAAGAGGTTAAGGAGATTGGCGCACAAGCAGAAATGACTTTTCTAAACGATTTTCCGGCCGGGGAGCATCATTATGGTCTAATGTTCCAGAAAAATTCTAGACAACCATGA
- the ftsA gene encoding cell division protein FtsA, producing MARHIVAGLDIGTASIRLVVSEVVPESSSPRVLCQVKKDSRGLRRGYIINPDETLENLKDAVKEAERQTKIKLKSVLLSIGGITLDAKVASGQVTISRADQEVSDADQKRALETARASLGDFPNRQVIHQIPLSFKLDGEKVLGQPVGLRGNKLEVKVLFIHSLSQHLNDLIRVVGLAGLSVDDVVAAPLAGSFSTLSTTQKMAGVALVNIGSQTTSIITFEEGIPLSLQVFPFGSNDVTNDIALGLKVSLEEAEQLKLGGNQNQAVGLKKKLDEIIEARLTDIFESVEAHLKKIGRNSLLPAGIIIVGDGGNLENIERLAKTSLRLPARLFDPLQAPQLKTQIRDASWVVAYGLCLFGFGLVSEEPLGTTLVQTTKSSFVRWIKEFWP from the coding sequence ATGGCCCGTCACATCGTCGCCGGACTTGATATCGGAACCGCGAGTATTCGTCTCGTTGTCAGTGAAGTGGTGCCCGAATCAAGTTCTCCGCGCGTACTCTGTCAGGTCAAAAAAGATTCACGCGGTTTGAGGCGCGGTTACATCATCAACCCCGACGAAACACTAGAAAATCTCAAAGACGCGGTGAAAGAAGCAGAACGTCAGACCAAAATTAAATTAAAGAGCGTTTTACTTTCCATCGGTGGCATAACCCTAGACGCTAAAGTTGCAAGTGGCCAGGTAACAATCTCCCGGGCGGATCAAGAAGTAAGCGACGCTGACCAGAAACGTGCCTTGGAGACCGCCCGTGCTTCTCTTGGAGATTTCCCCAACCGCCAGGTTATCCATCAAATTCCACTTAGCTTTAAGCTAGACGGGGAGAAGGTGCTCGGTCAGCCAGTGGGTCTTCGCGGCAATAAGCTGGAAGTAAAAGTACTTTTTATCCACTCGCTATCTCAACACCTAAATGATCTCATTCGTGTCGTTGGTCTAGCGGGGCTTAGCGTAGACGATGTCGTCGCGGCGCCACTGGCGGGCAGTTTCTCTACCCTTTCAACCACCCAGAAAATGGCAGGTGTCGCCTTGGTGAATATCGGCTCGCAAACTACCTCAATTATTACTTTTGAAGAAGGGATCCCCCTATCTCTCCAGGTTTTTCCCTTTGGTTCCAATGATGTCACCAATGACATTGCGCTCGGCCTGAAAGTTTCACTTGAGGAAGCCGAACAGTTAAAGCTTGGTGGTAACCAGAATCAGGCGGTGGGTCTGAAGAAAAAACTAGACGAGATAATAGAGGCCCGTCTTACTGACATTTTCGAGTCTGTGGAAGCACATTTGAAAAAGATCGGTCGCAACAGTCTTCTCCCGGCCGGCATTATTATTGTGGGTGATGGTGGTAATTTAGAAAACATTGAACGACTTGCCAAAACCTCACTACGCTTACCGGCCCGCTTATTCGACCCGCTTCAGGCACCACAGCTCAAAACCCAAATTAGAGATGCCTCATGGGTCGTGGCCTATGGCCTTTGTCTCTTCGGCTTTGGACTTGTTTCCGAGGAACCACTTGGAACAACGTTGGTTCAGACAACTAAATCATCTTTCGTTCGTTGGATCAAAGAATTTTGGCCGTAA